A section of the Lepus europaeus isolate LE1 chromosome 10, mLepTim1.pri, whole genome shotgun sequence genome encodes:
- the LOC133768298 gene encoding cytochrome P450 2D17-like yields MGLLTGDDLVSLAVAMAIFLLLVDLMHRRQRWAPHYPPGPMALPGLGNLLQVDFRDPRRSYHQLRRRYGDVFSLQLAWTPVVVLNGLAAVREALVTCGEDTADRPHVATLEHLGFGPGSQGVIMAPYGQAWREQRRFSMSMLRTFGLGKKSLEHRVTEEAACLCAAFADHAGCPFSPSVLLNKAVGNVITSLTFGRRFEYDDPRFLRLLHLTETVLEADSGTVPSVLNVVPVLLRIPGLVDKVFSGHKAFGDMLLEIVTEHRMTRDPAQPPRDMTDAYLAEVEKAKGNPDSSFNDQNLYSVIGELFVAGMVSTSATLVWALLLMILHPEVQRRVQQEIDEVIGPVRQPEMGDQANMPYTTAVVHEVQRFAAIGPLGTPHMTSQDTKVQGFLIPKGTVLFTNLSSVLKDEAVWEKPFRFHPGHFLDAQGRFVKQEAFMPFSAGRRACLGEPLARMELFLFFTCLLQRFSFSVPAGQPRPSDHGIFGTLVTPAPYQLCAVPR; encoded by the exons ATGGGGCTCCTGACTGGAGACGACCTAGTGTCCCTGGCCGTGGCCATGGCCATCTTCCTGCTCCTGGTGGACCTGATGCACCGGCGCCAGCGCTGGGCTCCACACTACCCACCGGGCCCCATGGCACTGCCTGGCCTGGGCAACCTGCTGCAGGTGGACTTCCGGGACCCACGGAGGAGCTACCACCAG CTGCGGCGCCGCTACGGGGACGTGTTCAGCCTGCAGCTGGCCTGGACGCCGGTGGTCGTGCTCAACGGGCTGGCGGCCGTGCGCGAGGCGCTGGTGACTTGCGGCGAGGACACCGCGGACCGCCCACACGTGGCGACCTTGGAGCACCTTGGCTTCGGGCCGGGCTCCCAAG GGGTGATCATGGCGCCCTATGGACAGGCCTGGCGGGAGCAGCGCCGCTTCTCCATGTCCATGCTGCGCACCTTCGGCCTGGGCAAGAAGTCGCTGGAGCACAGGGTGACCGAGGAGGCCGCCTGCCTCTGTGCTGCCTTCGCCGACCATGCCG gatGCCCCTTTAGCCCCAGTGTGCTGCTGAACAAAGCCGTGGGCAATGTGATCACCTCGCTCACCTTTGGGCGCCGCTTCGAGTACGACGACCCGCGCTTCCTCAGGCTGCTGCACCTGACCGAGACCGTGCTGGAGGCGGATTCTGGCACAGTGCCCTCG GTGCTGAACGTGGTCCCCGTGCTCCTGCGCATCCCGGGCTTGGTGGACAAGGTCTTCTCTGGGCACAAGGCCTTTGGGGACATGCTGCTTGAGATTGTGACCGAGCACAGGATGACACGGGACCCAGCCCAGCCACCCCGAGACATGACAGACGCCTACCTGGCAGAGGTGGAGAAG gCCAAGGGGAACCCTGACAGCAGCTTCAATGATCAGAACCTCTACTCGGTGATTGGTGAACTGTTTGTCGCGGGGATGGTGTCCACGTCGGCCACGCTGGTCTGGGCCCTCCTGCTCATGATCCTGCACCCGGAAGTGCAGC GCCGTGTCCAGCAGGAGATCGATGAGGTCATAGGACCGGTGCGGCAACCAGAGATGGGGGACCAGGCGAACATGCCCTACACCACCGCCGTGGTTCACGAGGTGCAGCGTTTCGCAGCCATCGGCCCACTAGGCACACCGCACATGACATCACAGGACACGAAAGTGCAGGGCTTCCTTATCCCCAAG gggacagtgctgtTCACCAACCTGTCATCGGTGCTGAAGGACGAGGCCGTCTGGGAGAAGCCCTTCCGCTTCCACCCGGGACACTTCCTGGACGCCCAGGGCCGCTTCGTGAAGCAGGAGGCCTTCATGCCTTTCTCCGCAG GCCGTCGCGCGTGCCTCGGGGAGCCCCTGGCCCGCATGgagctcttcctcttcttcacctGCCTGCTGCAGCGCTTCAGCTTCTCGGTGCCCGCGGGACAGCCCCGGCCCAGCGACCACGGCATCTTTGGTACCCTGGTGACCCCGGCCCCCTACCAGCTGTGTGCTGTGCCCCGCTAG